One window of the Colletotrichum destructivum chromosome 6, complete sequence genome contains the following:
- a CDS encoding Putative centromere protein H, whose product MDEPQDHKIADQAAEAPSLLFSDDEQRVLALYDELRDLEVKVALIKAQQSYAPDVPVQNTKENVRQTQQDAAKARARWLLRNDITDNVITANPILKAVHGSTQSTPIESDLLPYVRARDAASIALSKTSSDIRSAVDELTDVEAESLRVGRRNIGLAAEVLRLATETEMRRTGETDDPAVQAEMARLQVELKASRQRWKVMKGTASAVVVGSGVDWARDEVLTDIVLDPEDER is encoded by the exons ATGGATGAGCCGCAAGACCACAAGATTGCCGACCAAGCTGCCGAAGCGCCCTCTTTGCTATTCTCAGACGACGAGCAGCGCGTCCTGGCGCTCTACGATGAACTCCGCGACCTTGAGGTGAAGGTTGCCCTCATCAAGGCACAGCAAAGCTACGCCCCAG ATGTCCCAGTACAAAATACCAAAGAGAATGTGCGACAGACACAACAGGACGCGGCAAAGGCGCGTGCCAGATGGCTGCTGAGGAACGACATCACAGACAACGTTATCACGGCCAACCCGATCCTCAAAGCGGTCCATGGCAGCACGCAATCCACGCCGATTGAATC TGATCTCCTCCCTTACGTCCGCGCCCGCGACGCTGCCTCCATCGCGCTTTCCAAGACATCCTCCGACATCCGTTCCGCTGTCGATGAGCTCACcgatgtcgaggccgagagcctGCGCGTGGGCCGGCGCAACATCGGGCTAGCGGCCGAAGTGCTGCGGCTGGCCACAGAGACGGAGATGAGGCGAAcgggcgagacggacgacCCCGCTGTGCAGGCAGAGATGGCCCGGCTGCAGGTTGAGCTTAAAGCCAGCAGGCAACGGTGGAAGGTTATGAAGGGCACAGCTAGTGCCGTGGTCGTTGGCAGCGGCGTCGACTGGGCGAGAGATGAGGTGCTGACGGACATCGTGTTGGATCCTGAGGATGAGCGATGA
- a CDS encoding Putative High mobility group box domain-containing protein, which yields MRAHPSTLPVAPSPLLPLLASPLFFSYACVCPVLPVPVPVPVRRPFFFFLRIPTQTPTAIQQPAGAAARSSNQPARHPDTQTSDKVGQRGDFPAKTSAPRRVAPAQSLPHSKKAAWPSPHTISFPLLLPYKSPTQILLSYNLHSRNTTHCSLRALKPNTSTTTPFPTLKNYLQIPKMPKAATKRGAAGKVDKKRAKKDPNAPKRGLSAYMFFANEQRENVREENPGISFGQVGKILGERWKALNEKQRQPYEAKAATDKKRYEDEKQAYNAEQEEDESS from the exons ATGCGCGCCCACCCTTCCACCCTTCCTGTTGCACCTTCCCCTCTCTTGCCTCTCCTCGCctctcctctttttttttcttacGCGTGCGTGTGCCCAGTGTTGCCGGTGCCTGTACCAGTGCCAGTGCGCagacctttttttttttttttacgGATACCTACCCAGACACCCACAGCCATTCAGCAGCCAGCTGGAGCAGCAGCGCGCAGCAGCAACCAGCCAGCCCGACACCCAGACACCCAGACAAGTGACAAGGTCGGCCAGAGAGGAG ACTTCCCAGCAAAAACAAGTGCACCCAGGCGCGTTGCTCCCGCACAATCACTCCCCCATAGTAAAAAGGCTGCTTGGCCCTCCCCCCATACAATttccttccctcttcttctcccataCAAATCTCCCACCCAAATCCTCCTCTCATACAATCTGCACTCTCGCAATACCACACATTGCAGCCTACGCGCACTCAAACCT AACACCTCAACCACAACACCGTTTCCAACTCTCAAAAACTACCTTCAG ATACCCAAAATGCCCAAAGCTGCTACCAAGCGAGGCGCggccggcaaggtcgacaagaagcGCGCCAAGAAGG ACCCCAACGCTCCTAAGCGTGGCCTGTCCGCTTACATGTTCTTCGCCAACGAGCAGCGTGAGAACGTCCGCGAGGAGAACCCCGGTATTTCCTTCGGCCAGGTCGGCAAGATCCTCGGTGAGCGCTGGAAGGCTCTCAACGAGAAGCAGCGTCAGCCCTACGAGGCCAAGGCTGCCACCGACAAGAAGCGTtacgaggacgagaagcaaGCCTACAAC GCCGAACAAGAGGAGGATGAGTCCTCTTGA